The Gemmata palustris genome includes a region encoding these proteins:
- a CDS encoding tyrosine-type recombinase/integrase, translating into MAGAPIGRRSHGKHYWQSNFIKRVFNPIKRKAAQGWATPYTFCHTMATLLLQAGVPVKVVSERLGHEDVMTTLRTYAHVMPNDQGRAADTMQALMRAAKKP; encoded by the coding sequence GGAGCACCAATTGGCCGTAGGTCGCACGGGAAGCACTACTGGCAGTCGAACTTCATCAAGCGAGTGTTCAATCCGATCAAGAGAAAAGCCGCCCAAGGCTGGGCCACGCCGTACACGTTCTGCCACACGATGGCCACGCTGCTGCTCCAGGCCGGGGTTCCGGTAAAAGTGGTGTCCGAGCGACTCGGGCACGAGGACGTGATGACCACGCTCCGCACCTACGCCCACGTGATGCCGAACGACCAGGGCCGGGCCGCGGACACCATGCAGGCGTTGATGCGAGCGGCCAAGAAACCCTAA